In Bacillus sp. NP247, one DNA window encodes the following:
- a CDS encoding RNA polymerase alpha subunit C-terminal domain-containing protein, producing MATLRTCDQGHEYYKSSDCPICPTCEKERKPKEGFLSLLSAPARRALEHYGVHTEEELSKYSEKEILKLHGIGPASLPKLRAALADKGLSFK from the coding sequence ATGGCGACGTTAAGAACTTGTGATCAAGGACACGAGTATTATAAAAGTAGCGATTGTCCAATTTGCCCAACCTGTGAGAAAGAGAGAAAGCCAAAAGAAGGCTTTCTTTCTCTTCTTTCAGCACCAGCAAGGCGAGCGTTAGAACACTATGGGGTTCACACTGAAGAAGAACTTTCAAAGTACAGTGAAAAAGAAATTTTGAAACTGCACGGTATAGGACCGGCATCTTTACCTAAATTGAGAGCGGCTTTAGCAGATAAGGGATTATCATTTAAATAA
- the gerPF gene encoding spore germination protein GerPF gives MPSIVGNLVVQNSNGSFNLGDFYNVSPKENTKAYNGSGASNVGFVVNTFSGVSATNTFDSDVADQDQIGTA, from the coding sequence ATGCCTTCGATTGTAGGAAATCTCGTCGTTCAAAACAGTAACGGCTCTTTCAACTTAGGAGATTTTTATAACGTGTCTCCGAAAGAAAATACGAAAGCTTATAACGGATCTGGGGCTTCCAATGTCGGATTTGTCGTCAATACTTTTAGCGGCGTTAGTGCAACAAATACATTTGATTCGGACGTAGCAGACCAAGATCAAATTGGAACAGCGTAA